In Pieris rapae chromosome 24, ilPieRapa1.1, whole genome shotgun sequence, a single window of DNA contains:
- the LOC110995998 gene encoding uncharacterized protein LOC110995998: MISKYEEKKLVKQAVLREKQDCLRTVTDFFDSLEDNARNAEVKQAIEKITDLDQKDMMKSQNQYLEELSSLTDVSVITLKRIKKEGAVNEGVWRTPGKKNDLTL; this comes from the exons ATGATTTCGAAATATGAAGAGAAAAAGCTTGTGAAACAAGCCGTATTGCGAGAAAAACAGGATTGTTTACGTACTGTGACTGATTTTTTTG ATAGTCTTGAGGATAATGCACGAAATGCTGAAGTAAAACAAGCAATTGAAAAAATCACAGATTTAGATCAAAAAGATATGATGAAATCGCAGAACCAGTACTTAGAAGAACTATCTTCACTCACCG ATGTAAGTGTTATTACATTGAagagaattaaaaaagaagGTGCGGTGAACGAAGGGGTCTGGAGGACTCCAGGTAAAAAAAACGACCTCACCCTTTAA